A part of Streptomyces sp. NBC_01497 genomic DNA contains:
- a CDS encoding TetR/AcrR family transcriptional regulator, with product MTEATGRRERKKAQTRQSLADAALELFLDRGYDQVGVKDVADAADVSVTTLFKHFSGKEALVFDQDDDLEAALTAAVHDRAPGQSIPQALREHVLLKQTQFAVHATDPRFADFTRMVQETPALRDYAHRMWTRHEAALARAITEAVGAPENDISCAALARFALEARGLVLRHAEPRRAADEAFALLEHGWAASHPGR from the coding sequence GTGACTGAAGCAACCGGGCGCCGCGAGCGCAAGAAGGCCCAGACCCGCCAGTCCCTGGCCGACGCCGCACTCGAACTCTTCCTCGACCGCGGCTACGACCAGGTCGGCGTCAAGGACGTCGCCGACGCCGCCGACGTCTCGGTGACCACCCTGTTCAAGCACTTCTCCGGCAAGGAAGCCCTGGTCTTCGACCAGGACGACGACCTTGAAGCAGCGCTCACGGCCGCCGTGCACGACCGAGCCCCCGGCCAGTCGATTCCGCAGGCGCTGCGCGAGCACGTCCTGCTGAAGCAGACCCAGTTCGCGGTCCATGCCACGGACCCGCGGTTCGCCGACTTCACGCGCATGGTGCAGGAGACCCCCGCACTGCGCGACTACGCGCACCGGATGTGGACGCGCCACGAAGCGGCCCTCGCTCGTGCCATTACCGAGGCCGTCGGCGCCCCCGAGAACGACATCAGTTGCGCCGCCCTGGCCCGTTTCGCCCTTGAGGCCCGCGGCCTCGTCCTGCGGCACGCCGAACCGCGCCGAGCCGCCGACGAGGCCTTCGCATTGCTCGAACACGGCTGGGCAGCCTCCCACCCGGGCCGCTGA
- a CDS encoding S66 peptidase family protein — MTLLRPPALRPGDTVAVICASSPVDNQEHLESGLAAMRSVGLVPEVFGSARDAGSIYDYLAGEDTLRAGDLTRALTDPAYAGVFLACGGYGAQRTLELVDWSRVDPRRPKVVVGYSDVTALLEALATKLGWVSLFGPMVACGGFWEGPQEYDFTELMKLLYTPGDVKELSFPGARTLVPGVAEGMTLGGTASLIAASFGTDTSYPAKDAILFLEDVDELPFRIDRIVTQIRRAKSYLDGVAGIILGTFTECGDPAHVDRLLDERFGDLGVPVLAGVNIGHNTRMQTFPVGVRARLDVDGARLTFLDQVLTDPEE; from the coding sequence ATGACTCTGCTGCGCCCGCCCGCACTGCGCCCCGGTGACACCGTCGCCGTGATCTGCGCCAGCTCGCCGGTGGACAACCAGGAGCACCTGGAGTCGGGCCTGGCCGCCATGCGGTCGGTGGGCCTCGTGCCGGAGGTCTTCGGGTCGGCCCGCGACGCCGGCAGCATCTACGACTACCTGGCCGGCGAGGACACGTTGCGCGCCGGGGACCTGACGCGCGCGCTGACCGATCCTGCCTACGCCGGCGTCTTCCTCGCCTGTGGCGGTTACGGCGCCCAGCGGACACTGGAGTTGGTGGACTGGAGCCGTGTCGACCCGCGCCGTCCGAAGGTCGTCGTCGGCTACTCCGACGTGACCGCGCTGCTGGAGGCGCTCGCGACGAAGCTGGGCTGGGTCTCCCTGTTCGGGCCGATGGTGGCGTGCGGCGGCTTCTGGGAGGGCCCGCAGGAATACGACTTCACGGAGCTCATGAAGCTGCTGTACACGCCGGGCGACGTCAAGGAGCTGAGCTTCCCCGGGGCGCGGACGCTGGTTCCCGGCGTGGCCGAGGGCATGACCCTCGGCGGCACGGCGTCCTTGATCGCGGCGAGCTTCGGCACCGACACCTCCTACCCTGCGAAGGACGCCATCCTCTTCCTGGAGGACGTCGACGAACTGCCCTTCCGCATCGACCGGATCGTCACCCAGATCCGGCGGGCGAAGTCCTACCTCGACGGGGTGGCCGGCATCATCCTCGGCACGTTCACCGAGTGCGGCGATCCCGCGCACGTGGACCGGCTGCTGGACGAGCGCTTCGGTGACCTCGGCGTGCCCGTGCTGGCGGGCGTCAACATCGGGCACAACACGCGGATGCAGACGTTCCCGGTCGGCGTGCGGGCCCGCCTGGACGTCGACGGGGCCCGGCTGACGTTCCTTGATCAGGTCCTCACCGACCCGGAGGAGTGA
- a CDS encoding ABC transporter ATP-binding protein, with protein sequence MTTKTADAATNPTNHDDTPLLEVRDLRVTYRQGDHEVPAVRGVDFSLAPGDTLGIAGESGCGKSTMALSLLRLQDRRAKVTGEVLYQGENLLTARWVRLRAVRWAGASVVFQGAMSALNPVHTVLDQVAEPIVLHDKVRVKDAERRATELLDRVGIPARRVRGYPHEFSGGQRQRVMIAMALACRPDLIIADEPTTALDVMVQAQILELLAETVRESRIAVMMITHDLSLLAHTCDRLAVMYAGRIVELGPSRQVLQQPEHPYTRALSRAFPTIGDPASRRAPAGLAGDPPRPSEIGTGCEFAPRCPGVLPVCRTEEMRLWPAGPDRHAACVRVLPDHGGKA encoded by the coding sequence TTGACCACGAAGACCGCGGACGCGGCCACCAACCCGACGAACCACGACGACACACCGCTGCTGGAGGTCCGCGACCTGCGGGTCACCTACCGCCAGGGCGACCACGAAGTCCCCGCCGTACGAGGGGTCGACTTCAGCCTCGCGCCCGGCGACACACTGGGCATCGCCGGGGAGTCCGGCTGCGGCAAATCCACGATGGCCCTCAGCCTGCTGCGGCTCCAGGACCGCAGGGCGAAGGTCACCGGCGAGGTGCTGTACCAGGGCGAGAACCTGCTGACCGCCAGATGGGTACGGTTGCGGGCGGTGCGCTGGGCCGGCGCGTCGGTGGTGTTCCAGGGCGCGATGAGCGCGCTGAACCCGGTGCACACCGTGCTGGACCAGGTCGCCGAGCCGATCGTGCTGCACGACAAGGTCCGGGTGAAGGACGCGGAGCGGCGCGCCACCGAACTCCTCGACCGCGTCGGCATCCCCGCCCGGCGGGTGCGCGGCTACCCGCACGAGTTCTCCGGCGGGCAGCGGCAGCGGGTGATGATCGCCATGGCGCTGGCCTGCCGCCCCGACCTGATCATCGCCGACGAGCCCACCACCGCGCTGGACGTCATGGTGCAGGCCCAGATCCTGGAGCTGCTGGCCGAGACCGTCCGGGAGTCGCGGATCGCCGTCATGATGATCACCCACGACCTGTCTCTCCTGGCCCACACCTGCGACCGGCTCGCGGTGATGTACGCGGGCCGGATCGTCGAGCTCGGCCCCTCCCGGCAGGTGCTGCAGCAGCCCGAGCACCCCTACACCCGCGCTCTGTCGCGGGCGTTTCCCACCATCGGCGACCCGGCCTCGCGGCGCGCCCCGGCCGGTCTGGCCGGCGACCCGCCGCGTCCGTCGGAGATCGGAACGGGCTGCGAGTTCGCGCCCCGCTGCCCCGGGGTGCTTCCTGTCTGCCGCACCGAGGAGATGCGGCTGTGGCCCGCCGGGCCCGACCGGCACGCCGCGTGTGTGCGCGTGCTGCCCGACCACGGAGGTAAGGCGTGA
- a CDS encoding enoyl-CoA hydratase/isomerase family protein, translating into MLFESADPDYFLAHWDLADDGSLLADHPPQVEGQAPFSDLVIRLSKLPVLTVSAIRGRVRGAGSEFVLATDIRFASRERAVLGQFEITAGVIPGGGAVARLPRLVGRARALEIMAGGEDFDGALAERYGYVNRAVPDAEFDAFIDAFVTRVSGFSVSAIRELKGEVNPQTLPKDDELAAQSDLFFAALATPEVQEWAKQAFENGLQQVGPFEEDLAEHSAKYAPKR; encoded by the coding sequence ATCCTTTTTGAGAGCGCGGACCCTGATTACTTCCTCGCGCACTGGGACCTCGCCGACGACGGTTCGCTGCTCGCGGACCACCCGCCGCAGGTGGAGGGCCAGGCGCCGTTCAGTGACCTGGTGATCCGGTTGAGCAAGCTCCCGGTGCTCACCGTGAGTGCGATCCGCGGGCGCGTCCGTGGTGCGGGAAGCGAGTTCGTGCTCGCCACCGACATCCGGTTCGCGAGTCGGGAGCGCGCCGTGCTGGGCCAGTTCGAGATCACGGCCGGCGTCATCCCGGGCGGTGGCGCCGTCGCGCGCTTGCCGCGTCTCGTCGGGCGGGCGCGGGCGCTTGAGATCATGGCGGGCGGGGAGGACTTCGACGGCGCGCTGGCGGAGCGTTACGGATACGTCAACAGGGCGGTCCCCGACGCCGAGTTCGACGCGTTCATCGACGCGTTCGTGACGCGCGTCTCCGGCTTCTCGGTCAGCGCGATCCGGGAACTGAAGGGCGAGGTCAACCCGCAGACGCTGCCGAAGGATGACGAACTCGCCGCGCAGTCGGACCTGTTCTTCGCCGCGCTGGCGACGCCCGAGGTGCAGGAGTGGGCGAAGCAGGCGTTCGAGAACGGCCTTCAGCAGGTGGGGCCGTTCGAGGAGGACCTCGCCGAGCACTCAGCGAAGTACGCCCCGAAGCGATGA
- a CDS encoding ABC transporter ATP-binding protein, producing MRSEPSQSSAALEVRDLSVVYPASRGRGPARAVDGVNLRIGKGEIVALIGESGCGKSTLARALVGLVEPTSGEVLYEDTALDYSAKGLKRYRRHTQLVLQDPGGALNPKQNVYDAVALGPRLHGLTEGLPLRVHEALSQAGLRPPEDYFDRYPHEMSGGQQQRVVIAGVLALNPSVIVADEPVASLDASVRGEILKLILGLRDQLGLSALVVSHDLGLAWNIADRVAVMYLGRVVEQGTVEEVLLQPQHPYTRALLSVVPTGADDWRPTLLTGEPPDPTAIPAGCRFHPRCGRWAGASAADRASGACDRRELPVLAPDVSAASCHLLNSTTLENV from the coding sequence GTGAGAAGCGAACCCAGCCAGTCGTCGGCCGCGTTGGAGGTCCGCGACCTGTCGGTGGTCTACCCCGCCTCGCGCGGACGTGGCCCGGCCCGCGCCGTCGACGGCGTCAATCTGCGCATCGGCAAGGGCGAGATCGTCGCGTTGATCGGTGAGTCGGGGTGCGGCAAGTCCACCCTGGCCCGGGCACTCGTCGGCCTGGTCGAACCGACCAGCGGCGAGGTGCTCTACGAGGACACGGCGCTGGACTACTCCGCCAAGGGGCTCAAACGCTACCGGCGCCACACCCAACTGGTTCTGCAGGACCCGGGCGGCGCCCTGAACCCCAAGCAGAACGTCTACGACGCGGTGGCCCTGGGGCCACGCCTGCACGGGCTCACCGAGGGACTGCCGCTCAGGGTGCACGAGGCGCTGTCCCAGGCCGGACTGCGGCCACCGGAGGACTACTTCGACCGCTACCCGCACGAGATGTCCGGCGGCCAGCAGCAGCGCGTCGTCATCGCCGGTGTGCTGGCGCTCAACCCCTCCGTCATCGTCGCTGACGAGCCGGTGGCGTCACTGGACGCCTCGGTGCGCGGAGAGATCCTCAAGCTCATCCTCGGGCTGCGCGACCAACTCGGCCTGTCGGCACTGGTGGTGAGCCACGACCTCGGACTGGCCTGGAACATCGCCGACCGGGTGGCGGTGATGTACCTGGGTCGGGTGGTCGAACAGGGCACCGTGGAAGAGGTGCTGCTGCAACCCCAACACCCCTACACCCGGGCCCTCTTGTCCGTGGTACCGACTGGTGCCGACGACTGGCGCCCGACGCTGCTGACCGGTGAGCCGCCGGACCCGACCGCGATTCCCGCCGGCTGCCGCTTCCATCCGCGCTGCGGCCGGTGGGCCGGCGCCTCGGCCGCCGATCGCGCCTCGGGCGCGTGCGACCGACGCGAACTGCCGGTGCTGGCACCGGACGTCTCCGCTGCCTCCTGCCACCTCCTGAACTCGACAACGCTGGAGAACGTATGA
- a CDS encoding FAD-dependent oxidoreductase: protein MNIARDPRIAVVGAGLGGLACARVLQRHGRSVTVFEREASVDARPQGGTLDLHADTGQAALRAAGLLDRFHALARPEGEEWRVLDFADAALLAHEGPSAAGGRPEIDRGQLRGLFLDSIAEDTVRWDRAVSAVAPLTDGACRLLFGDGTTEDFDLVVGADGAWSRIRPALSHAVPGYTGVTFVETGFDHCDTRHPDLARLVGNGSMLVKGAGRSLVAQRNSNGHIRAYIALRAPQDWHVSAGIDLGDQRAVRSHLLTMFDGWDEGLRYIVRNSDSGFINRSLFVLPAPHTWQHVPGVTLLGDAAHLMPPVGLGANLAMLDGSDLAHALITESNVDAAVRAYESIMLPRSIEAATGSARGLDHLVPATAP, encoded by the coding sequence ATGAACATTGCTCGTGATCCCCGCATCGCGGTTGTCGGCGCCGGCCTCGGTGGCCTCGCCTGCGCCCGGGTTCTGCAGCGGCACGGCCGCTCCGTCACCGTTTTCGAACGAGAGGCCTCCGTCGACGCCCGCCCGCAGGGCGGCACCCTCGACCTGCATGCCGACACCGGACAGGCCGCCCTGCGCGCGGCGGGGCTCCTCGACCGATTCCACGCCCTCGCCCGCCCGGAAGGAGAGGAGTGGCGGGTGCTCGACTTCGCCGACGCCGCTCTCCTGGCGCATGAGGGGCCTTCCGCCGCCGGCGGCCGGCCGGAGATCGACCGAGGCCAACTGCGCGGACTGTTCCTGGACTCGATCGCCGAGGACACGGTGCGGTGGGACCGAGCGGTCAGCGCAGTCGCACCGCTGACGGACGGCGCCTGCCGGCTGCTCTTCGGTGACGGCACCACCGAGGACTTCGACCTGGTGGTCGGTGCCGACGGTGCCTGGTCGCGTATTCGCCCGGCCCTGTCGCACGCCGTACCCGGATACACCGGTGTCACTTTCGTCGAGACCGGATTCGACCACTGCGACACCCGCCATCCCGACCTCGCGAGGCTGGTCGGCAACGGATCGATGCTGGTGAAGGGCGCGGGCAGATCCCTGGTCGCCCAGCGCAACAGCAACGGCCACATCCGCGCCTACATCGCGCTGCGCGCGCCGCAGGACTGGCACGTGTCTGCCGGTATCGACCTCGGCGACCAACGGGCCGTCCGGTCGCACCTGCTGACGATGTTCGACGGGTGGGACGAGGGCCTGCGCTACATCGTGCGCAACAGCGACAGCGGGTTCATCAACCGGTCCTTGTTCGTCCTGCCCGCTCCGCACACCTGGCAGCACGTTCCCGGCGTCACGCTGCTCGGCGATGCCGCGCACCTGATGCCACCGGTGGGGCTGGGCGCCAACCTCGCCATGCTCGACGGCTCCGACCTGGCCCACGCCCTCATCACGGAATCCAACGTGGACGCTGCCGTCCGCGCCTACGAGAGCATCATGCTGCCGCGCTCGATCGAGGCCGCGACGGGCAGTGCGCGGGGGCTCGACCACCTCGTTCCCGCGACCGCCCCCTGA
- a CDS encoding cold-shock protein — MATGTVKWFNAEKGFGFIEQDGGGADVFAHYSNIAAQGFRELQEGQKVNFDVTQGQKGPQAENIVPA, encoded by the coding sequence ATGGCTACTGGCACCGTGAAGTGGTTCAACGCGGAAAAGGGTTTCGGCTTCATCGAGCAGGATGGTGGCGGCGCTGACGTGTTCGCCCACTACTCGAACATCGCCGCCCAGGGCTTCCGCGAGCTGCAGGAGGGCCAGAAGGTGAACTTCGACGTCACCCAGGGTCAGAAGGGCCCGCAGGCCGAGAACATCGTTCCCGCCTGA
- a CDS encoding YhgE/Pip domain-containing protein: MPNNKPQPPQPPEPSSPSQPPYLPPLVTARQVLGKWPVWAFPSVLVTLVTFLLALLYSGGIADPQGSAHHLPVALVNQDRGPIGAQFVRGIADAPDPHHRVAWKILSPAAAKDRFNIGRLYGAIVVPADFTASLTAIIRPGAPVNTVRPHVTLLTNQAAGSLASSLAAGIEQVVVPAAARQTGLQLRKQLTATGARPTAPQEMLLADPVATVTAPGHAIGQRTGLGLSAFYLTLVIVLGGFLGATIINNGVDGALGYAPSEFGPVRRERAPLHITRTHTLAVKMVMSTVLATVTASGMVLATAVIIDLDLPHLFLLWVFAVCAGAVVGLGVQAIMAIFGGLGQIVSMFFFVALALPSAGATIPLEAVSGFFRGLAWFEPMRQITGGVRAIIYFDARGGAGLERAWLWLCIGLVVALVLGFGITAIYDRRGLDRVPPDQLVRPSA, translated from the coding sequence GTGCCGAACAACAAGCCCCAGCCACCCCAGCCGCCCGAGCCGTCCTCGCCCTCCCAACCGCCCTACCTGCCGCCGCTGGTCACCGCGCGGCAGGTCCTCGGAAAGTGGCCCGTCTGGGCCTTCCCTTCGGTTCTGGTGACCCTGGTGACATTCCTGCTCGCGCTGCTGTACTCGGGCGGCATCGCCGACCCGCAGGGTTCGGCGCACCACCTGCCCGTCGCCCTGGTCAATCAGGACAGGGGACCGATCGGCGCGCAGTTCGTGCGGGGCATCGCCGATGCGCCGGACCCGCACCACCGTGTCGCATGGAAGATCCTGAGCCCTGCGGCCGCCAAGGACCGCTTCAACATCGGACGGCTGTACGGGGCGATCGTCGTCCCGGCGGACTTCACCGCCTCGCTCACCGCGATCATCCGCCCCGGCGCTCCAGTGAACACCGTGCGACCACACGTCACCCTCCTCACCAACCAGGCCGCCGGCAGCCTTGCCTCCTCGCTCGCCGCCGGCATCGAGCAGGTGGTGGTGCCCGCTGCCGCCCGGCAGACCGGTCTCCAGTTGCGCAAGCAACTGACCGCTACCGGGGCCAGGCCGACCGCCCCTCAGGAGATGCTGCTCGCTGATCCGGTCGCCACGGTCACCGCACCCGGTCACGCCATCGGCCAGCGCACGGGTCTGGGTCTGAGCGCGTTCTACCTCACCCTGGTGATCGTGCTGGGCGGCTTCCTCGGTGCCACCATCATCAACAACGGGGTGGACGGGGCCCTCGGCTACGCACCCAGCGAATTCGGACCGGTACGGCGGGAGCGGGCGCCCCTGCACATCACCCGCACCCACACCCTGGCCGTCAAGATGGTGATGTCCACGGTGCTCGCCACGGTGACCGCGAGCGGGATGGTGCTGGCGACAGCGGTGATCATTGATCTGGACCTGCCCCACCTGTTCCTGCTGTGGGTATTCGCCGTCTGTGCCGGCGCGGTAGTGGGGCTGGGCGTACAGGCGATCATGGCGATCTTCGGTGGTCTCGGACAGATCGTCAGCATGTTCTTCTTCGTTGCTCTCGCGCTTCCTTCGGCGGGCGCCACGATCCCCCTCGAAGCGGTCTCCGGTTTCTTCCGCGGTCTGGCCTGGTTCGAGCCGATGCGGCAGATCACCGGCGGAGTGCGGGCGATCATCTACTTCGACGCGCGCGGTGGCGCCGGCCTGGAGCGTGCCTGGCTGTGGCTGTGCATCGGGTTGGTGGTGGCGCTGGTGCTCGGCTTCGGTATCACCGCCATCTACGACCGCCGCGGGCTGGACCGGGTCCCTCCGGATCAGTTGGTAAGGCCCTCCGCGTGA
- a CDS encoding ABC transporter permease yields MSAAQALRAQDVAAAVPARFAGARRFARAFWHRRSGVAGVAVLLLFSLLALLSPLFISQDQLDVTTVNGPLLAAPGGHYPLGTDQAGRNVLLLMVWGSRESLRVGVIATVLTVVIGAGIGILAGHYGGFVGRALMHVTDWFIALPSLPLAISLAAVLGQGETSITIAIAATSWTATARLVRAQTLAVEARPFVERARALGAGDRQIMLRQVLPNVMPLILVSSTLTVAGALLSEATLTFLGLGNPASITWGELLNNAFFNGAFTADAWWCLLPPGLAILVVVLGFTLTGRAVEHVLDPRTEDKR; encoded by the coding sequence GTGAGCGCCGCGCAGGCCCTTCGCGCCCAGGACGTCGCGGCGGCCGTCCCCGCCCGGTTCGCCGGCGCGCGCCGCTTCGCCCGCGCCTTCTGGCACCGCAGGTCCGGCGTGGCCGGGGTGGCCGTGCTGCTGCTGTTCTCCCTGCTCGCCCTGCTCTCGCCGCTGTTCATCAGCCAGGACCAGTTGGACGTCACCACGGTGAACGGACCGCTGCTGGCCGCGCCCGGCGGGCACTACCCGCTGGGCACCGACCAGGCGGGCCGCAACGTACTGCTCCTGATGGTCTGGGGCTCACGGGAATCACTGCGGGTCGGCGTCATCGCCACCGTGCTGACCGTGGTCATCGGCGCGGGGATCGGGATACTGGCCGGCCACTACGGCGGTTTCGTCGGCCGTGCGCTGATGCACGTGACCGACTGGTTCATCGCGCTGCCCAGCCTGCCGCTGGCCATCTCGCTGGCGGCGGTGCTCGGCCAGGGCGAGACCTCGATCACCATCGCGATCGCCGCCACGTCCTGGACCGCGACCGCCCGTCTGGTGCGGGCGCAGACGCTGGCCGTCGAGGCGCGCCCGTTCGTCGAGCGGGCCCGCGCGCTGGGCGCCGGCGACCGGCAGATCATGCTGCGGCAGGTGCTCCCCAACGTGATGCCGCTGATCCTGGTGTCCAGCACCCTGACGGTGGCCGGGGCGCTGCTGTCCGAGGCCACCCTCACCTTCCTCGGTCTGGGCAACCCCGCCAGCATCACCTGGGGCGAGCTGCTGAACAACGCGTTCTTCAACGGCGCGTTCACCGCCGACGCCTGGTGGTGCCTGCTGCCGCCGGGTCTGGCGATCCTCGTGGTGGTCCTGGGCTTCACGCTCACCGGCCGCGCCGTGGAACACGTACTCGACCCGCGGACGGAGGACAAGCGTTGA
- a CDS encoding winged helix-turn-helix transcriptional regulator → MGNVPNDPCAIARSLGVLGERWTFLILREAAMNGASRFSEFRKALGVASDVLNDRLGTMVNHGVFEKVPYQDPGERARSSYSLTPAGHELLLILAALQQWGDKNLPWAEGPSLLRRVRGTDQAVRVGFVDDHGREVGPDDFTLVRTASYPTAD, encoded by the coding sequence ATGGGTAACGTGCCGAATGACCCCTGTGCCATCGCTCGCAGTCTGGGAGTGCTGGGCGAACGGTGGACTTTCCTCATCCTTCGCGAGGCGGCGATGAACGGCGCGTCGCGGTTCTCCGAGTTCCGCAAGGCACTGGGCGTGGCCTCGGACGTACTCAACGACCGCCTGGGCACAATGGTGAACCACGGGGTGTTCGAGAAGGTGCCCTACCAGGACCCGGGAGAGCGAGCCCGGTCCTCATATTCGCTCACGCCCGCCGGTCATGAACTGCTCCTGATACTCGCCGCGTTGCAGCAGTGGGGCGACAAGAACCTCCCGTGGGCGGAAGGCCCCAGTCTTCTGCGCCGGGTCAGGGGAACCGACCAGGCGGTTCGCGTGGGCTTTGTTGACGATCATGGACGCGAGGTCGGTCCGGACGACTTCACGCTGGTCCGCACCGCCAGCTACCCGACCGCCGACTGA
- a CDS encoding potassium transporter Kup has protein sequence MPHGRRGRVPDGRSALPRPEVRRPAPGTHDAARLGMVIGALGIVFGDLGTSPLYTLQTVFSPDDPHPVLVSARNVYGVLSLVFWSVTIIVSITYVLLAMRADNDGEGGIMALITLLRQGKAKRGRRAVAVLAGLGIFGASLFFGDSMITPAVSVLSAVEGLKVVEPSLNDAIVPITAAIIVVLFLVQRRGTAAVGRVFGPVMILWFTVIGACGIGGVVGHPGILRALSPTYAVGFLCGHFGTAFFALASVVLAVTGAEALYADMGHFGRRSITRAWLLLVFPACMLNYFGQGALILHNPHHISSPFFLLVPGWGRLPMVLLATAATVIASQAVITGAYSLASQAAQLGYLPRLRIAHTSESTIGQIYVPFINWLLMASVLTLIFAFRSSTALASAYGMAVTGTITITTLLFFSVARGRWGTPVWALAAGGAALLLFDLLLVAANLTKFVHGGWLPLLIGVTAFTVMTTWQRGRSMVTAERAQREGSLREFVDDLWHQKHQKTPVLQVPGTAVFLNRDKHTTPLAMRANVEHNHVRHRHVVILSIQTEPVPRIRDSERVVVDDLGYTDDGIIHVTARYGYMETPDVPGALALIDPARTEGRLELDEASYFLSKIELRRGTSPTMRAWRKRLFVATSYITADAADHFGLPRDRTVIMGSNIDV, from the coding sequence ATGCCCCACGGCAGGCGGGGGAGGGTGCCGGACGGCCGTTCGGCGCTGCCGAGGCCGGAGGTGCGGCGCCCGGCTCCGGGCACGCACGACGCGGCGCGGCTGGGCATGGTGATCGGCGCCCTCGGCATCGTGTTCGGTGACCTCGGGACCAGCCCGCTCTACACGCTGCAGACCGTGTTCAGCCCGGACGACCCGCACCCCGTCCTGGTCTCCGCGCGCAACGTGTACGGCGTCCTGTCGCTGGTGTTCTGGTCGGTCACCATCATCGTCTCGATCACCTACGTGCTGCTCGCGATGCGTGCCGACAACGACGGCGAGGGCGGCATCATGGCGCTGATCACCCTGCTGCGGCAGGGGAAGGCGAAGCGGGGCCGGCGCGCGGTGGCGGTGCTGGCGGGGCTGGGGATCTTCGGTGCCTCGCTGTTCTTCGGCGACAGCATGATCACGCCGGCGGTCTCGGTGCTGTCCGCGGTCGAAGGGCTCAAAGTCGTCGAACCGTCCCTCAACGACGCCATCGTGCCGATCACGGCGGCGATCATCGTCGTGCTGTTCCTGGTCCAGCGCCGGGGGACTGCGGCGGTGGGCCGCGTGTTCGGGCCGGTGATGATCCTGTGGTTCACGGTGATCGGCGCCTGCGGGATCGGCGGCGTTGTAGGCCACCCGGGCATCCTGCGGGCTCTGTCCCCCACGTACGCGGTCGGCTTCCTGTGCGGCCACTTCGGCACGGCCTTCTTCGCACTGGCTTCGGTCGTTCTCGCGGTCACCGGCGCCGAGGCGCTGTACGCCGACATGGGGCACTTCGGTCGCCGGTCGATCACGCGCGCGTGGCTGCTCCTGGTCTTTCCCGCCTGCATGCTGAACTACTTCGGCCAGGGGGCGCTGATCCTCCACAACCCGCACCACATCAGCAGCCCGTTCTTCCTGCTCGTGCCGGGCTGGGGGCGGTTGCCCATGGTGCTGCTGGCCACGGCGGCCACGGTGATCGCCTCGCAGGCGGTCATCACCGGCGCCTACTCGCTCGCCTCGCAGGCCGCCCAGCTCGGCTACCTGCCGCGGCTGCGCATCGCGCACACCTCCGAGTCCACCATCGGTCAGATCTACGTGCCCTTCATCAACTGGCTGCTGATGGCCTCGGTCCTCACTCTGATTTTTGCCTTCCGCAGCTCCACGGCACTGGCTTCCGCCTACGGCATGGCGGTCACCGGCACCATCACCATCACCACGCTGCTGTTCTTCTCGGTCGCCCGTGGGAGGTGGGGCACGCCGGTATGGGCGCTGGCCGCCGGCGGGGCCGCCCTGCTCCTGTTCGACCTGCTGCTCGTGGCCGCCAACCTGACCAAGTTCGTCCACGGCGGGTGGCTGCCGTTGCTGATCGGTGTCACCGCCTTCACCGTGATGACCACCTGGCAGCGGGGCCGCAGCATGGTCACCGCGGAGCGGGCACAGCGCGAGGGCTCCCTGCGCGAGTTCGTCGACGACCTGTGGCACCAGAAGCATCAGAAGACACCCGTCCTCCAGGTCCCGGGCACGGCTGTCTTCCTCAACCGGGACAAGCACACCACGCCGTTGGCGATGCGGGCGAACGTCGAGCACAATCACGTGCGCCACCGCCATGTGGTGATCCTGTCCATCCAGACCGAACCCGTGCCCCGCATCCGGGACAGCGAACGGGTCGTCGTCGACGACCTCGGCTACACCGACGACGGGATCATCCACGTCACGGCCCGGTACGGCTACATGGAAACCCCTGATGTGCCCGGCGCGCTCGCGCTGATCGATCCGGCCCGCACCGAGGGGCGTCTGGAGCTCGACGAGGCCTCGTACTTCCTGTCCAAGATCGAACTGCGGCGGGGGACGTCGCCCACGATGCGGGCGTGGCGGAAGCGGCTCTTCGTCGCCACCTCGTACATCACGGCCGACGCCGCCGACCACTTCGGCCTCCCCCGCGACCGCACCGTCATCATGGGCTCGAACATCGATGTCTGA